From Hymenobacter sediminicola:
TCTGGAGAGTCGGGCCTTTTCTATACTGTAGCAGCGCTTTAGGCTTAGTCTACTACCATATCCACGATGGACGTTACGACGGAAAGCACGACGCTAAACAACAGCGCCGAGAGGAATCCATCCAGCTTGAAGCCCGGAATCAGGTAGTCGGCAATCATGACGATAACCGCATTGATAACCAGCAGAAACAGGCCCAGCGTCAGAACCGTAATCGGGAAACCGAACAGTTTCAGAATAGGCTTGAGGATGGCATTCAGGACTGCCAGCACAATCACCAGCATGATAGCCGCCCCAAACCCATCGATGTGAGAGCCAGGCAGGAATTTCGCCAGCACAAAGGTAATGATGGCAGAGAGCAGAAATTTAACGATGAAACCAACCATAGGAGCAGGTAGCTGAAGTGTGAGAACAGGGAACAGAGGACGATTTTGGCCGGTGTACGAGGCCAGCGCGCAGAAAGATAGGGTTTCACGAATTCTTTCCTAAACTCGTCCTTTCACTCAGCCTGTTACTTTTCTGCGCCCCGGTCCTGAAGCAGCCCTTGGGAGACGCCCATCCAGTTGGCCATATTGTAGAGCAGCCGGGCACCCACTATAGCGTTCCATTCCGTGTCGCCAGGAGCCACCTCGTTCAGGTCGCAGCCAATGATGGTGCGGCCCGAACGCACCACAGAGCGGATGAGGTAGAGTGCTTCTTCAAACTCCAGACCACCGGGTACGGGCGTACCAGTACCGGGGCACAGTTTGGGGTCCAACCCATCAATATCAAAGCTCAGGTACACTTTCTGCGGCAGCTGGGCAATGATTTTGCCGCAGACCTTCTTCCAGGACTTCTTGGCAAACCGCTCGTCGCTCAGGAACCGGTTGTGGAACATAGTGATACGGCCCTTGCTCTGCTCCACCATTTCGGCTTCCTGCTGGCACAGGTCGCGGATGCCCACCTGCACCAGCTTTTTAACCTGCGGTAGTTTCAGGGCATTGTACATGATAGAAGCGTGCGAAAATTCGAAGCCCTCGTAGGCAGGGCGCAGGTCGCAATGGGCGTCAATCTGCAGTATTCCAAATTCCTCATGACGCTCGGCCAGGGCATGCAGATAGCCGAGCGGCGTGCTATGGTCGCCACCGAGCAAGACCACGCCTTTGCCGGCGTCGAGGTAGGCTCCCGTTTTCTTCTTCAGATACTTCACCAACGCTTCTCCACGCTGGTTGATATGGACAGGAGCCGTCGAGAACTTCGCGTGACTTTCTTCCGGCTCGCCTTCCTCCAGCCAGCCAATGTAGTCTTCGGCCAGAGGGCGGAGTTCCCGGCTTTCATCGGCCGTTTTTTCATCGGGCTCCTCCATAGCTAAGCCCATGCGCCAGGCATCGGGTAGGTCAGGGTCGAACAGATCGACTTGTAGCGAGGCGTCACGAATGGCCGCAGGACCTTCAGCAGTACCGGCGCGGTACGACACGGTCACTTCCCACGGCACAGGCACTATTACGACTTGCGCTTCTTCGACCGTGAAAGGCAACCCATATACGCCGCCCTGGGTGTCACCCAGAGCGTTGGGGTCGAAAGCAGCTAATTTTTTCTCCAAGCTGGAGGACGTGGTGTTAGCCATAGAAGTAGTAGGAAAAGGAAACAGACGTGCGAAAATAAATAACCACTCCATAAGAGCGGTAAGCCGGACTTAGGAGTGGTTATCGGGAAAAGTACAGGTCGGTGCAGCTAATTCGCAGTACCGCCGAAGAAATCATACGTCCGGATAATCTCGAGGATTTTCTCGAAAGTCGGCCGGTCAAAGAACAGCATCAGCGGCAGCTCTACTGAATTTTCCTTATCAGAAAACTGCGTAATGACGCTGAATATCAGGGGTTGGACCTGGGGCTGAGCATCCAGCAAGTTGTGCAGCGAGTTGGCAATGTCGCCACGTGGTGCCGTGGGGGGCGCGCCGTAGATTTTTGCCTTCAGAATATTGGCCAACTGCGTGACTAAGGCTCCCGTGATGATGTTGCTGATTTCCAGCAACAAGGATTCCTGCATCTCGTCAATAGCCGTAGACGCTGGGGTATCCATCCGCAGGCATACCCGCGACAAACGCTGGATATGTTGCCCCGAAAAGAACATCAGCGTTGTGCCATTAAACTCACCCCGGATATCGGACTGAATAGCGACGTTGGTCTGCTGAATTTCACGCACCATGTCCAGTATCCCGTTGCCGGGCATCAGATCAAGGCTGGGAACTTCCAGCAATACTTTCTCCTGGGCAATTACCGCAAACGAGTCGGCGGCGCGGGCCAGTCCTATGTTCAGAATTTCACGGACGACGTCTCGCTCCAGTTCTGTCATGTGCAAGTCCATATATTTCAATCAGTTGGCCGAAGGTTGCTGGGAACAGCTAGTCCGGAATCAGCAGTACGCATTTTCATAGCCGTCGGGCTAGAAACAGTCGAGTTAAAGCAGGAACATCCAGTACGAGGCACACCTGCCCGCTTCCGAGCAAGGTAACTCCACCGAACAATTCAATGGTGTCAAGCGGTTTGGTCATGGGCTTGATGACGATGTTCTGCTGGCGCAGAAACCGGTCGACAATAAGTCCCAGTTTACGGTTATTGTAGTTCACGATGATGATATCCTGACGGCCCTGTACCTCGGCACGAGTAGCCGGCTGCAATGGCTCGTCGCCATTTTGCAGCAGACGGCGCAGGCTCACAACCGGCACATTTTCGCCCTGTACTTCGGCCATCAGCATCCCGCCCACTACGTGCAGGTCGTCGGGCCACAACGATACCACCGAGTCGGTGTGCATCAGCGGAATGGCGTAGCTACGTTCGTCCAACTCGAAAAGCAGTGCCCCCTTCACAGCAATGGAAGTGGGCAGCACCAGCGTGAACGTGGTGCCCTGGCCCAGGACGGAGTCGACGCGCAATTGACCACCCAACGAGTCGATGGCCAGCTTTACCACGTCCAGCCCTACCCCACGGCCCGAAATTTCGGTTACTTCTTTTGCCATCGAGAAGCCCGGTTCGAACAGGAAGGCCCGCACAGCGTTGTCGTCGAGTTGGCGGGCGGCTTCTTTGCCTACCAACCCGCGCTCCACCGCTTTGCGGCGCACACTCTCCACATCGATTCCCCGGCCATCATCCGTCACCTGTATCAAGACGTCGTCGCGCTCCGTCTGGGCCGATAAGGTAAGCTGGCCCTGAGTCGGCTTCCCGGCTTTTTCGCGTTCCGCCGGAGTTTCGAGGCCGTGCGCAACGGCATTGCGCACGAGGTGCAGCAACGCATCGGTGATAATCTGCAGGATGTTGCGGTCAATCTGAATATCCTGGCCACTCAGGGTAAGCTCCACCTGCTTCTGCTCAGCGCTGGCTACGTCGCGCACTACCCGCGGAAACTTGTTCAGCAGCGACCCTACATTTACCAACCGGGCATCCATAACGGAATACTGCAGTTCGTCGGTAATGCGGAATAAATGGGCGGCGGAGGTTTGCAAGGCCGAATTGCCAATTTCCTGGCTCAGAGTCAGGATACGGTCCCGGTCAATTATCAACTCCCCAACCAAGTTGAGCAGATGGTCGAGTTTCTTGATCTGAATGTAGACGAGGTCCGATAACTCCAGCTTACGGGTGGCATCTTCTTCGTCGGCCATTTCGCCTTCCAGCACGGGCTCTTCACCACGTACCAGCCGGTCAAGATTGTCGAGCAGCAGGTTGCTGTCAGGAACTACTTCGTCGTCTCCGACAGCCCGAATCATGGCCCCTATCATGTCCACCCCGGTAAAGAGGACGGCGGCCAAACTCCCACTGAATTCGCGCTCCTTGCTTCGGATCAGCCCGAAGATGGTTTCCATATGGTGCGCCACTTCCCCAATGGAAGTGTAGCCCATAGCTCGCGAGTTGGATTTCAGATTATGCATGAGCCGAAACAGCTCATTCAGTGCCTGCGAGTCGTGCGGATTACGCTCCAACTCGCTGATATGGCGACTCATGGCATCGTAGGCTTCCAGCGCCTCGGCCATGTACATTTCGCGGTATTCCTGTTCGCGTGATTTCATAGCTGAAAGGAGCGGACAGGAAATGAGCCAACAGACTGAACCGTTGGAACAGGCAGAGCGAAAAAGGAAGTATGACGCGTTATGGCTGCTGCAAGCTGGTCCAGAGGCAACACGGCATTGGCCAGACCATGCTGAATTACAGACTGTGGCATGGAAAACTGAGCGGATGAGGCCTCATCCTGAACCAGGACCATGCCTCCCCGCTGCCGGATTGCCTGTGCTCCTAGCGTACCGTCGCGGCCGAGGCCGGTCAGCACTACTCCCAATACGTTGTGCCCAATTGTGCGGGCTGCCGAACGCATCAGCAAGTCTACAGATGGCTCATCACCGGACGGGCTAGGTTCGGCGGTGTACTCCGTCTGCCATGCTTGCCAGGGGCTGTTGGTGGCTGCTTTTACCAGCAGGTTGCGGCCACCGGGTGCTACCACGATTTGCCCAGGCTCCAGAACGGTGCCAGGCCAGCCAGCTACTACGGGCAATGACGTTGCCCGGCACAACCGCTCCACAAAAGAATCGAGGAACGAAGCAGGTAGATGCACCGCCACCAGAATGGAATACGCCAACGAGGCTGGCAGGCCCCGCACTAGGTGCTCTACTGCCGTAGTGCCGCCAGTAGACCCACCGATAACAACCAAGCCGCGCGAAATACCGGGAATGAAACTTTTAGAAACCAGCTTGGCAACCGTTCTGGCAGGTTTTTGAGGAATAATCCGGCGTACTTTTCGCAGCACCTCGACACCCCATTCCGCGGGCACGCTATTGGGCCGGATAGTGTCGAAAACACCCCACCGAGCGGCTTCACGCAACATTCCGGGTAAGGGCTGCCCCTCACAGTACAGAAGCGCCGGAATAGAGGCGTAATGGCTAAGTTGCTCTACATCCCGCAACTGGCTTTCTCCCACTATCACCAGCCCCGGCCGTAGACGCCGAGCTACCGCCAACAACTCCGTCGTGCCAGCGCTGACCACTTTCAGGTCAGGTTGGCTCTGAAGCAGGCGCGTCAGCCCCAGCCGCAAAGCCGTAGACAGATTGCCAAGCAGGATGGTGAAAGAAAGAGAACGTTCGGGCACGGAGAAAATAAAGAATACCAGTGTGCTACAAGCCGCGGAGCATTATCACGCTGCCAGCACGAAGTAGAAAATCAGAAAGGGCTCTTATTCTGCCGTCTGCAGTGCGCCACTTACGATTTCTAGGACCTTTTCTTCGGAGAAGGGCTTCACGATATATGCCGAAGCGCCGCTTTCCAGTGCTTCGTTTACAATTACCTCCTGCCCGACAGCGCTGCACATTACCACTTTCACGTCCGGGTCATTCTGACGAATGCCTTTCAGCACGTCCAAGCCTGTATTGTCCGGCAGAATTACGTCCAAGGTAATGAGGTCTGGCTTGGCCGAAGCGGCCATTTCCAGTGCCTGCTGCCCATTAGCTGCCTCGCCTACGACCTCATAGCCGGCATCAGTGAGCATATTCTTGAGCATCGTGCGCATATAGAAAGAGTCGTCTACGATGAGGATGCGGTTTTTCATAAGGGGCATTTCAAAAATCAGAGAGAAAAAGAGGGCAAAAGGTCAGAAACTGGACCTTGTACGGTTAGCAGCGGGCAAAGATGCTAGCGAGGCTGTAACTGCATTATCTCATTGGGCGTGAGCAGCTTCAACATGTCCAGCACAATGATGATGCGGCCATCTATTTTTACAATTCCCTCAATGTACTTGTCGTTGATGTTGATGTCCTGTATGAATTCCGGCGCCTTTTCAATGCTGGAAACCGGAACTGATAGAGGCTGAGGCACCTCGCGCACCACAATGCCAATGGTATAATCCTTGGCTTCGATGGCAAGGGTGTAGGAAACGGTTGGCAACTCCTCGTCAGCAGGCCGGAGCCGAAACCGTTCTTCCAGATTAATAATGGCAATGATGTCGCCGCGGAGGTTGGCAATGCCTTTCACGAAAGGCGGCGTTTTGGGCATCCGCGCAATTTCAGGCGTCACGGTTACTTCCTTCACCTGCTCGATGCGCAGCCCGTACTCCTCCTCGCCTAGGCGGAACACTATCAATTGAATGATGGTATCCGGCTTGATTTTTTTGTCGGTAGTCAGTTCTGCGTCAGGCATTCGACGGAAATATTCCAGTTTCAGGGCAGGATTCCTGAGTCGGATCCTGCCCCTTGCCGGAGGTTAGCTGCTAGAAATTATTTACTGGCTTTGGCCTTGGCCTTCTTCACTGTCTTCTCGCCCGATGCAGCTGGGGCTGCGGCCGAGCCATTACCGTTCTTAGAAGCTGCAGAGGCAGTAGCCCGCACCCGTCGCTCAGGCTTAGCGGCCTCGGGAGCGGCTT
This genomic window contains:
- a CDS encoding phage holin family protein, producing MVGFIVKFLLSAIITFVLAKFLPGSHIDGFGAAIMLVIVLAVLNAILKPILKLFGFPITVLTLGLFLLVINAVIVMIADYLIPGFKLDGFLSALLFSVVLSVVTSIVDMVVD
- a CDS encoding chemotaxis protein CheB, with protein sequence MPERSLSFTILLGNLSTALRLGLTRLLQSQPDLKVVSAGTTELLAVARRLRPGLVIVGESQLRDVEQLSHYASIPALLYCEGQPLPGMLREAARWGVFDTIRPNSVPAEWGVEVLRKVRRIIPQKPARTVAKLVSKSFIPGISRGLVVIGGSTGGTTAVEHLVRGLPASLAYSILVAVHLPASFLDSFVERLCRATSLPVVAGWPGTVLEPGQIVVAPGGRNLLVKAATNSPWQAWQTEYTAEPSPSGDEPSVDLLMRSAARTIGHNVLGVVLTGLGRDGTLGAQAIRQRGGMVLVQDEASSAQFSMPQSVIQHGLANAVLPLDQLAAAITRHTSFFALPVPTVQSVGSFPVRSFQL
- a CDS encoding response regulator, producing MKNRILIVDDSFYMRTMLKNMLTDAGYEVVGEAANGQQALEMAASAKPDLITLDVILPDNTGLDVLKGIRQNDPDVKVVMCSAVGQEVIVNEALESGASAYIVKPFSEEKVLEIVSGALQTAE
- a CDS encoding chemotaxis protein CheC; amino-acid sequence: MDLHMTELERDVVREILNIGLARAADSFAVIAQEKVLLEVPSLDLMPGNGILDMVREIQQTNVAIQSDIRGEFNGTTLMFFSGQHIQRLSRVCLRMDTPASTAIDEMQESLLLEISNIITGALVTQLANILKAKIYGAPPTAPRGDIANSLHNLLDAQPQVQPLIFSVITQFSDKENSVELPLMLFFDRPTFEKILEIIRTYDFFGGTAN
- a CDS encoding agmatinase family protein, with the translated sequence MANTTSSSLEKKLAAFDPNALGDTQGGVYGLPFTVEEAQVVIVPVPWEVTVSYRAGTAEGPAAIRDASLQVDLFDPDLPDAWRMGLAMEEPDEKTADESRELRPLAEDYIGWLEEGEPEESHAKFSTAPVHINQRGEALVKYLKKKTGAYLDAGKGVVLLGGDHSTPLGYLHALAERHEEFGILQIDAHCDLRPAYEGFEFSHASIMYNALKLPQVKKLVQVGIRDLCQQEAEMVEQSKGRITMFHNRFLSDERFAKKSWKKVCGKIIAQLPQKVYLSFDIDGLDPKLCPGTGTPVPGGLEFEEALYLIRSVVRSGRTIIGCDLNEVAPGDTEWNAIVGARLLYNMANWMGVSQGLLQDRGAEK
- a CDS encoding chemotaxis protein CheA, encoding MKSREQEYREMYMAEALEAYDAMSRHISELERNPHDSQALNELFRLMHNLKSNSRAMGYTSIGEVAHHMETIFGLIRSKEREFSGSLAAVLFTGVDMIGAMIRAVGDDEVVPDSNLLLDNLDRLVRGEEPVLEGEMADEEDATRKLELSDLVYIQIKKLDHLLNLVGELIIDRDRILTLSQEIGNSALQTSAAHLFRITDELQYSVMDARLVNVGSLLNKFPRVVRDVASAEQKQVELTLSGQDIQIDRNILQIITDALLHLVRNAVAHGLETPAEREKAGKPTQGQLTLSAQTERDDVLIQVTDDGRGIDVESVRRKAVERGLVGKEAARQLDDNAVRAFLFEPGFSMAKEVTEISGRGVGLDVVKLAIDSLGGQLRVDSVLGQGTTFTLVLPTSIAVKGALLFELDERSYAIPLMHTDSVVSLWPDDLHVVGGMLMAEVQGENVPVVSLRRLLQNGDEPLQPATRAEVQGRQDIIIVNYNNRKLGLIVDRFLRQQNIVIKPMTKPLDTIELFGGVTLLGSGQVCLVLDVPALTRLFLARRL
- a CDS encoding chemotaxis protein CheW, with translation MPDAELTTDKKIKPDTIIQLIVFRLGEEEYGLRIEQVKEVTVTPEIARMPKTPPFVKGIANLRGDIIAIINLEERFRLRPADEELPTVSYTLAIEAKDYTIGIVVREVPQPLSVPVSSIEKAPEFIQDININDKYIEGIVKIDGRIIIVLDMLKLLTPNEIMQLQPR